Proteins encoded in a region of the Pseudomonas sp. PDNC002 genome:
- a CDS encoding acyl-CoA dehydrogenase family protein, with translation MNAKTRLDAQTPGQIAPTPGQIAQRLAAGFAETAAERDIRGGTPKAERDALRQSGLLSLIIPSEYGGLGADWSTTLDIVRQFAVVDSSIAHVFGFQHLMLATVRLFSRPEQWQPWFELTARNQWFWGNALNPLDTRTVSRSFAGWREFSGRKSFCSGALDSEMLIASALDGEGGKLLIAAIPTARSGISLAHDWDNMGQRQTDSGSATFERVRVEESELLRDPGPLSTPFACLRPLIAQLIFTHVFLGIAEGAFEEARQYTLKEARPWFRSNAATVGEDPYVLAHYGEFWVGLESTRLLVRRAAQLLDEAWNKGAALDAEERGRLAVAIATAKVAATRNGLEICNRLFEVTGARSTHAALRIDRYWRNLRTQTLHDPVDYKVRELGDWALNQQLPQPTFYS, from the coding sequence GTGAACGCCAAGACGCGGCTCGACGCACAGACACCCGGGCAGATCGCACCGACTCCCGGGCAAATAGCCCAGCGCCTGGCCGCCGGTTTCGCCGAAACCGCCGCCGAGCGCGACATCCGCGGCGGTACGCCGAAAGCCGAGCGCGATGCGCTGCGCCAGAGCGGACTGCTGTCGCTGATCATCCCCAGCGAGTACGGCGGCCTGGGCGCCGACTGGAGCACCACGCTGGACATCGTCCGCCAGTTCGCCGTGGTCGACAGCTCCATCGCCCACGTGTTCGGTTTCCAGCACCTGATGCTGGCCACCGTGCGGCTGTTCTCGCGGCCCGAGCAATGGCAGCCGTGGTTCGAGCTGACCGCGCGCAACCAATGGTTCTGGGGCAACGCGCTGAACCCGCTGGACACCCGTACCGTGTCGCGAAGCTTCGCTGGCTGGCGCGAGTTTTCTGGACGCAAGAGCTTCTGCTCCGGCGCGCTGGACTCGGAAATGCTCATCGCCTCGGCGTTGGATGGCGAGGGCGGCAAGCTGCTGATCGCCGCAATTCCCACTGCACGCAGCGGTATCAGCCTCGCCCACGACTGGGACAACATGGGCCAGCGCCAGACCGACAGCGGCAGCGCCACCTTCGAGCGCGTGCGGGTGGAGGAGAGCGAGCTGCTGCGCGATCCGGGCCCGCTGAGCACGCCGTTCGCCTGCCTGCGTCCGCTGATCGCGCAACTGATCTTCACCCATGTATTCCTCGGTATCGCCGAAGGCGCGTTCGAAGAAGCGCGGCAGTACACGCTCAAGGAAGCCCGTCCGTGGTTCCGCTCCAACGCCGCAACGGTCGGTGAAGACCCCTACGTGCTCGCCCATTACGGCGAGTTCTGGGTCGGCCTGGAAAGCACGCGGCTGCTGGTTCGCCGCGCCGCGCAACTGCTCGATGAAGCCTGGAACAAGGGCGCCGCGCTGGATGCCGAGGAGCGCGGCCGGCTCGCCGTGGCCATCGCCACCGCCAAGGTCGCGGCCACGCGCAACGGCCTGGAAATCTGCAACCGTCTGTTCGAAGTCACCGGCGCGCGTTCCACCCACGCCGCGCTGCGCATCGATCGCTACTGGCGCAACCTGCGCACCCAGACCCTGCACGACCCGGTGGACTACAAGGTCCGCGAGCTGGGCGACTGGGCGCTGAACCAGCAACTGCCGCAACCGACTTTCTACTCATGA